A DNA window from Sphaeramia orbicularis chromosome 22, fSphaOr1.1, whole genome shotgun sequence contains the following coding sequences:
- the LOC115413498 gene encoding calpain-1 catalytic subunit-like: MAAPGVCMNIFNARLRKDGCGTLTNPENFLNQDYQQLKQYCLIRRLRYIDDMFPPDKTSIGDNLLSPSDLNRVQWLRPAKIVSNPSFVVHGISRFDFKQGMVGDCWFLASLGALTFQKHIFQQVVHLEQTFDEDYCGLFHFRFWRFGRWVDVVIDDKLPTVNGNLIFVHSKDPTEFWPALLEKAYAKVCGSYSDMRAGTPAEALVDFTGGVHMSLDLSDPPPNLWDLMLRAGKSKSLMGCTTPQGETSANTVQPNGLVRGHAYTVTGVTQLMSRGKVVNLVRLLNPWGQGEWNGDWSDRSPLWQTVSPEDRDMYRTVANNGEFWMLMEDFCKFYNDLDICCLCPSFLDGSSACHWNTSYYEGRWVAGTTAGGCMNNMDSFWTNPQYRVKIESLLGDCAKSQGGKNMLVSLMQKPDKRNRRLVQNLHIGFYVFEVHYRFFFNKAERGKFPESFFKMNRPVAQTKTYMNSREVMEFMMLKPGDYLIVPSTFGPNETASFLLTIVAKAETHVHENSGGHNHEHKHAEEPMAVENGGNDDNKKTLFRQFSDKYEEVDAEQLQKLLNENILKGDLKAGGFSVDVCRSMVALMDTSVTGKLNSQEFVRLWKKVVSYKDIFFRTDVSRTGTLSLSELRNAIMAIGMRVSDDMLNLMALRYGASTGHMTLESFISLVLRFECMYKIFKHLSDGTTMTLQETEWMYISMYT, translated from the exons ATGGCTGCTCCCGGTGTGTGTATGAACATCTTCAATGCACGGCTCAGAAAAGATGGATGTGGGACCCTCACCAATCCTGAGAACTTCCTCAACCAAGACTACCAGCAGCTGAAACAGTACTGTCTGATCCGACGGCTAAGGTACATAGATGACATGTTCCCCCCAGACAAAACCTCCATTGGTGACAACCTTTTGAGCCCTTCAGACTTGAACCGAGTACAATGGCTAAGACCGGCG AAAATTGTCTCTAATCCATCTTTTGTTGTTCATGGGATCTCCAGATTTGACTTCAAACAAGGCATGGTTG GTGATTGCTGGTTTCTTGCATCTCTTGGTGCTCTGACATTCCAGAAACACATCTTCCAGCAGGTCGTCCATCTTGAACAAACATTTGATGAAGACTACTGTGGGTTGTTCCACTTCAGG TTCTGGAGATTTGGGAGGTGGGTTGATGTTGTCATTGATGACAAGTTGCCCACAGTCAATGGCAATCTAATCTTCGTTCACTCCAAAGATCCGACTGAATTCTGGCCTGCTTTGTTGGAGAAAGCATATGCCAA GGTGTGTGGTTCTTATTCAGACATGAGGGCTGGAACTCCTGCTGAGGCTCTGGTGGACTTTACTGGTGGCGTTCACATGAGTTTGGACCTCTCAGATCCCCCTCCGAACCTGTGGGATCTGATGCTCAGAGCTGGAAAATCCAAATCACTGATGGGATGTACTACTCCTCAGGGG GAGACGTCTGCTAATACTGTGCAACCAAACGGATTGGTCCGAGGTCATGCTTACACTGTTACTGGTGTCACACAg TTGATGAGCCGAGGGAAAGTGGTGAACCTGGTGCGTTTATTGAACCCATGGGGTCAAGGAGAGTGGAACGGAGACTGGAGTGATCG GTCACCTCTGTGGCAAACAGTGAGTCCTGAAGACCGTGACATGTACCGTACAGTGGCTAATAATGGAGAGTTTTG GATGCTCATGGAAGACTTCTGTAAGTTCTACAATGACTTGGACATCTGCTGCCTGTGTCCTAGCTTCCTTGATGGAAGCTCTGCATGCCACTGGAACACCTCCTACTATGAGGGCAGATGGGTTGCAGGAACCACTGCTGGAGGATGCATGAATAACATGG ACAGCTTCTGGACTAATCCACAGTATCGAGTGAAGATTGAAAGCTTACTTGGTGACTGTGCCAAGAGCCAGGGAGGAAAAAACATGCTGGTGTCTCTCATGCAAAAACCCGACAAGAGGAACAGACGTCTGGTCCAAAATCTGCATATCGGATTTTATGTATTTGAGGTACATTatcggttttttttt AACAAGGCGGAAAGGGGGAAATTTCCAGAGTCTTTCTTCAAGATGAACAGACCTGTTGCACAAACAAAAACCTACATGAATTCCCGTGAGGTGATGGAGTTCATGATGTTGAAGCCGGGCGACTACCTGATTGTCCCATCTACTTTTGGACCCAATGAGACAGCGTCCTTCCTCCTGACCATCGTTGCCAAGGCAGAGACCCATGTCCA TGAGAATTCTGGAGGCCATAATCATGAACATAAACATGCTGAAGAG CCCATGGCAGTTGAAAATGGAGGGAATGACGACAATAAGAAAACCTTGTTCCGGCAGTTCTCTGACAAG TATGAAGAAGTTGATGCTGAGCAGCTTCAGAAACTTCTGAATGAAAACATCCTGAAAG GAGACCTTAAAGCTGGAGGCTTCAGCGTTGATGTCTGTCGTAGTATGGTAGCTCTGATGGAC ACCTCAGTTACTGGCAAACTGAACAGTCAAGAATTTGTTCGTCTGTGGAAGAAGGTGGTCTCCTACAAG GACATTTTCTTCCGCACTGATGTATCAAGAACTGGAACACTGTCACTGAGTGAGCTGAGGAATGCAATCATGGCAATAG GAATGAGAGTCAGTGACGACATGCTCAATCTGATGGCTCTGCGCTACGGTGCatccactggacacatgacactgGAGAGCTTCATCAGTCTGGTCCTGCGCTTTGAATGCATGTACA AAATCTTCAAGCATCTGTCTGATGGAACGACAATGACTCTTCAGGAAACAGAG TGGATGTACATTTCAATGTACACTTAA